From Onychostoma macrolepis isolate SWU-2019 chromosome 05, ASM1243209v1, whole genome shotgun sequence, one genomic window encodes:
- the slc4a5a gene encoding electrogenic sodium bicarbonate cotransporter 4 isoform X1: MDHDRGMGNSRYRYEEEEDHQSIYIGVPVPRGYRRKRRRRRSSVLSRDADAERRLRHDHHRHEHYDCDDRDRYDLEAGGLDQPEHNLPSDINRTMSPAAERLRYILGDDEETMPTPTLFTEMDTLQHEGDELEWRESARWVKFEEKVEEGGERWSKPHVSTLSLHSLFELRTCLQTGTVLLDLEGYSLPQIVDDIIDRQIEEGMIGPELRDKISFVLLRKHRHQTKKPIHRSFADLGKSGSGGTRSPARSPAAGANFNRSTEDLRSKQASYGRLRHAQSRSMNDIADTPSTDQLKNKFMKKIPRDAEASNVLVGEVDFLEKPFVAFVRLSQATTLGGLTEVPVPTRFLFVLLGPPGKAKSYNEIGRAIATLMVDDLFSDVAYKARDREDLIAGIDEFLDEVIVLPPGEWDPKIRIEPPKKTPSADKRKSVFSLNELGQMNGTAGGGGPVTEDEVMPAPHELGEELAYTGRFCGGLILDIKRKLPWYPSDFYEGFHIQSISAVLFIYLGCITNAITFGGLLGDATDNYQGVMESFLGTALAGTVFCLFSGQPLIILSSTGPILIFEKLLYEFSKNNGIDYMELRLWIGMHSCVQCFFLVATDASYIIKYMTRFTEEGFSSLISFIFISDAIKKMVGAFKYYPINTDFKPDYVTAYKCECLAPDPMAPMIFDVVVPVPDNSSALFGLNVTALDWTQLSKKECVKYGGSLVGKSCKYVPDLALMSFILFFGTYTMTVTLKKFKFSRYFPTKLRKLISDFSIFMSIMTFVGLDMLIGLQTPKLIVPTDFKPTRPDRGWLVMPFGKNPWWVYLASSVPALLVTILIFMDQQISAVIVNRKENKLKKGCGYHLDLLWVGVLMAACSFMGLPWYVAATVISIAHIDSLKMESESSAPGEQPQFLGVREQRLTGILVFVLTGVSIFLAPILQFIPMPVLYGVFLYMGVASLGGIQFWDRIKLIMMPAKHQPDFSYLRHVPLRRVHLFTLVQIVCLAVLWILKSTFLAIIFPIMILGLMVVRKMLDMVFSQHDLAWLDDILPEKEKKKKEDEKKNTKKDKKKGKGVDDSEDDKYNPYTNCSPSESELDRSITLHLKISCPSSPAMPMTRGMSCPVPQVKIEMESDYDDTDINPRGRHRDHRDMSSETTL, encoded by the exons TGTCCCCAGCAGCAGAGCGACTGCGCTACATTTTGGGGGATGATGAGGAAACCATGCCCACACCCACTCTTTTCACCGAGATGGACACGCTGCAACACGAGGGCGACGAGCTGGAGTGGAGAGAATCAGCTAG GTGGGTGAAGTTTGAGGAAAAGGTCGAGGAGGGTGGGGAGAGATGGAGCAAACCCCACGTTTCCACGCTCTCCCTGCACAGCCTGTTTGAACTGCGGACATGCCTACAGACAGGCACCGTGCTGCTGGACCTGGAGGGCTATTCACTCCCACAGATAGTCG ATGATATCATCGATCGTCAGATAGAGGAAGGGATGATCGGTCCTGAGTTGAGAGACAAAATCAGCTTTGTCCTGTTGAGAAAGCATAGACACCAGACAAAGAAGCCCATCCATCGCTCCTTTGCAGATCTGGGCAAGTCTGGCTCTGGAGGCA CTCGGAGTCCAGCCCGATCCCCTGCTGCTGGAGCAAATTTTAACCGCTCAACAGAAGATCTGCGAAGCAAACAAGCCAGCTATGGCCGACTAC GCCACGCTCAAAGCAGGAGTATGAATGACATTGCAGACACACCAAGCACAGACCAG CTGAAGAACAAGTTCATGAAAAAAATCCCCAGAGATGCAGAGGCATCAAATGTTCTGGTGGGAGAAGTGGACTTCTTGGAAAAACCCTTTGTTGCCTTCGTTCGGCTGTCTCAGGCCACCACTCTTGGAGGTCTGACAGAAGTCCCAGTGCCCACCAG ATTCCTGTTTGTGTTACTTGGGCCTCCTGGCAAAGCCAAATCTTACAATGAGATTGGACGGGCCATTGCCACTCTCATGGTGGATGAT CTCTTCAGTGATGTAGCATATAAAGCCAGGGACCGAGAGGATCTGATTGCTGGCATTGATGAGTTTCTGGATGAGGTGATTGTGCTTCCACCTGGAGAATGGGACCCCAAAATTCGCATagaaccccccaaaaaaactccCTCAGCAGACAAAAG GAAGTCTGTGTTTTCCCTCAATGAGCTGGGTCAGATGAATGGAACAGCAGGTGGCGGAGGGCCTGTTACTGAGGATGAGGTTATGCCTGCTCCACACGAGCTTGGCGAAGAGTTGGCGTATACGGGGAG GTTCTGTGGCGGCCTTATACTTGACATCAAGAGGAAGCTCCCCTGGTACCCGAGCGACTTTTATGAAGGCTTCCACATTCAGTCCATCTCTGCAGTGCTCTTCATCTACCTGGGCTGCATAACCAATGCAATCACCTTTGGGGGCCTTCTAGGGGATGCCACAGACAATTACCAG GGTGTGATGGAGAGTTTTTTGGGCACTGCTCTAGCAGGAACGGTATTCTGCTTGTTTAGCGGTCAACCCCTCATTATTCTCAGCTCAACGGGCCCCATCCTCATCTTTGAGAAACTGCTTTATGAATTCAGCAA AAATAATGGGATTGATTACATGGAGCTTCGACTGTGGATAGGAATGCACTCCTGCGTACAGTGCTTTTTCCTGGTCGCAACAGATGCCAGCTACATCATAAAGTACATGACTCGCTTCACAGAGGAAGGTTTCTCTAGCCTCATCTCCTTCATCTTCATCTCTGATGCCATCAAGAAGATGGTGGGAGCCTTCAAATACTATCCCATCAACACCGACTTCAAACCAGACTACGTTACGGCCTACAAGTGCGAGTGTTTGGCGCCAGACCCGA TGGCACCAATGATCTTCGATGTTGTAGTCCCAGTGCCAGATAATTCCTCTGCTCTCTTTGGT TTGAATGTAACAGCTCTGGACTGGACTCAGCTGAGCAAGAAGGAGTGTGTGAAGTACGGAGGCTCACTGGTGGGAAAATCCTGCAAGTATGTTCCAGATCTTGCTCTCATGTCCTTCATTTTGTTCTTTGGGACCTACACTATGACTGTCACTCTGAAGAAGTTCAAATTCAGTCGCTACTTTCCCACAAAG CTAAGGAAGTTGATTAGTGACTTCTCCATCTTCATGTCCATCATGACGTTTGTGGGGCTGGACATGCTAATAGGTTTGCAAACACCCAAACTCATTGTGCCTACAGATTTCAAG CCCACACGTCCTGACAGGGGTTGGCTTGTGATGCCATTCGGAAAGAATCCATGGTGGGTTTACCTGGCAAGCTCCGTCCCCGCGCTCCTTGTCACCATCCTCATCTTCATGGATCAGCAGATCAGTGCTGTCATCGTCAACCGCAAGGAAAATAAGTTAAAG AAAGGTTGTGGGTATCACCTGGATCTATTGTGGGTGGGCGTTCTGATGGCAGCCTGCTCTTTTATGGGCCTGCCGTGGTATGTGGCAGCCACTGTCATTTCCATTGCTCACATCGACTCACTGAAGATGGAGAGTGAGTCTAGTGCTCCAGGGGAACAGCCGCAGTTTCTAGGTGTGAG AGAACAAAGACTTACAGGAATCCTGGTCTTTGTGCTGACAGGAGTGTCTATCTTCTTGGCCCCCATCCTGCAG tTCATTCCTATGCCTGTCTTGTACGGAGTCTTCCTCTACATGGGTGTTGCTTCTCTTGGTGGCATCCAA TTCTGGGACAGGATCAAACTGATTATGATGCCAGCAAAACACCAGCCAGATTTTTCATACCTGCGTCACGTACCGCTGAGAAGAGTCCACCTGTTCACACTGGTGCAGATTGTGTGCTTAGCTGTTCTCTGGATCCTCAAATCCACATTCCTCGCTATCATCTTCCCAATCATG ATTCTTGGTCTCATGGTGGTACGAAAGATGTTGGACATGGTCTTCTCTCAACATGATCTGGCATGGCTGGATGATATCCTGCCtgagaaagaaaagaagaaaaaggagGATGAAAAGAAGAACACCAAGAAGGACAAAAAGAAAGGCAAAGGAGTGGATGACAGTGAAGAT GACAAGTATAACCCCTATACAAACTGCTCCCCCAGTGAGTCGGAATTGGATCGCAG CATCACTCTGCACCTGAAGATCTCCTGTCCGTCATCCCCGGCGATGCCAATGACCAGAGGGATGTCCTGCCCCGTGCCCCAGGTGAAGATTGAGATGGAGTCGGACTATGACGACACTGATATTAACCCTAGAGGCAGACACAGAGATCACAGGGACATGAGCAGCGAAACAACGCTATAA
- the slc4a5a gene encoding electrogenic sodium bicarbonate cotransporter 4 isoform X2, with the protein MDHDRGMGNSRYRYEEEEDHQSIYIGVPVPRGYRRKRRRRRSSVLSRDADAERRLRHDHHRHEHYDCDDRDRYDLEAGGLDQPEHNLPSDINRTMSPAAERLRYILGDDEETMPTPTLFTEMDTLQHEGDELEWRESARWVKFEEKVEEGGERWSKPHVSTLSLHSLFELRTCLQTGTVLLDLEGYSLPQIVDDIIDRQIEEGMIGPELRDKISFVLLRKHRHQTKKPIHRSFADLGKSGSGGTRSPARSPAAGANFNRSTEDLRSKQASYGRLRHAQSRSMNDIADTPSTDQLKNKFMKKIPRDAEASNVLVGEVDFLEKPFVAFVRLSQATTLGGLTEVPVPTRFLFVLLGPPGKAKSYNEIGRAIATLMVDDLFSDVAYKARDREDLIAGIDEFLDEVIVLPPGEWDPKIRIEPPKKTPSADKRKSVFSLNELGQMNGTAGGGGPVTEDEVMPAPHELGEELAYTGRFCGGLILDIKRKLPWYPSDFYEGFHIQSISAVLFIYLGCITNAITFGGLLGDATDNYQGVMESFLGTALAGTVFCLFSGQPLIILSSTGPILIFEKLLYEFSKNNGIDYMELRLWIGMHSCVQCFFLVATDASYIIKYMTRFTEEGFSSLISFIFISDAIKKMVGAFKYYPINTDFKPDYVTAYKCECLAPDPIPVPDNSSALFGLNVTALDWTQLSKKECVKYGGSLVGKSCKYVPDLALMSFILFFGTYTMTVTLKKFKFSRYFPTKLRKLISDFSIFMSIMTFVGLDMLIGLQTPKLIVPTDFKPTRPDRGWLVMPFGKNPWWVYLASSVPALLVTILIFMDQQISAVIVNRKENKLKKGCGYHLDLLWVGVLMAACSFMGLPWYVAATVISIAHIDSLKMESESSAPGEQPQFLGVREQRLTGILVFVLTGVSIFLAPILQFIPMPVLYGVFLYMGVASLGGIQFWDRIKLIMMPAKHQPDFSYLRHVPLRRVHLFTLVQIVCLAVLWILKSTFLAIIFPIMILGLMVVRKMLDMVFSQHDLAWLDDILPEKEKKKKEDEKKNTKKDKKKGKGVDDSEDDKYNPYTNCSPSESELDRSITLHLKISCPSSPAMPMTRGMSCPVPQVKIEMESDYDDTDINPRGRHRDHRDMSSETTL; encoded by the exons TGTCCCCAGCAGCAGAGCGACTGCGCTACATTTTGGGGGATGATGAGGAAACCATGCCCACACCCACTCTTTTCACCGAGATGGACACGCTGCAACACGAGGGCGACGAGCTGGAGTGGAGAGAATCAGCTAG GTGGGTGAAGTTTGAGGAAAAGGTCGAGGAGGGTGGGGAGAGATGGAGCAAACCCCACGTTTCCACGCTCTCCCTGCACAGCCTGTTTGAACTGCGGACATGCCTACAGACAGGCACCGTGCTGCTGGACCTGGAGGGCTATTCACTCCCACAGATAGTCG ATGATATCATCGATCGTCAGATAGAGGAAGGGATGATCGGTCCTGAGTTGAGAGACAAAATCAGCTTTGTCCTGTTGAGAAAGCATAGACACCAGACAAAGAAGCCCATCCATCGCTCCTTTGCAGATCTGGGCAAGTCTGGCTCTGGAGGCA CTCGGAGTCCAGCCCGATCCCCTGCTGCTGGAGCAAATTTTAACCGCTCAACAGAAGATCTGCGAAGCAAACAAGCCAGCTATGGCCGACTAC GCCACGCTCAAAGCAGGAGTATGAATGACATTGCAGACACACCAAGCACAGACCAG CTGAAGAACAAGTTCATGAAAAAAATCCCCAGAGATGCAGAGGCATCAAATGTTCTGGTGGGAGAAGTGGACTTCTTGGAAAAACCCTTTGTTGCCTTCGTTCGGCTGTCTCAGGCCACCACTCTTGGAGGTCTGACAGAAGTCCCAGTGCCCACCAG ATTCCTGTTTGTGTTACTTGGGCCTCCTGGCAAAGCCAAATCTTACAATGAGATTGGACGGGCCATTGCCACTCTCATGGTGGATGAT CTCTTCAGTGATGTAGCATATAAAGCCAGGGACCGAGAGGATCTGATTGCTGGCATTGATGAGTTTCTGGATGAGGTGATTGTGCTTCCACCTGGAGAATGGGACCCCAAAATTCGCATagaaccccccaaaaaaactccCTCAGCAGACAAAAG GAAGTCTGTGTTTTCCCTCAATGAGCTGGGTCAGATGAATGGAACAGCAGGTGGCGGAGGGCCTGTTACTGAGGATGAGGTTATGCCTGCTCCACACGAGCTTGGCGAAGAGTTGGCGTATACGGGGAG GTTCTGTGGCGGCCTTATACTTGACATCAAGAGGAAGCTCCCCTGGTACCCGAGCGACTTTTATGAAGGCTTCCACATTCAGTCCATCTCTGCAGTGCTCTTCATCTACCTGGGCTGCATAACCAATGCAATCACCTTTGGGGGCCTTCTAGGGGATGCCACAGACAATTACCAG GGTGTGATGGAGAGTTTTTTGGGCACTGCTCTAGCAGGAACGGTATTCTGCTTGTTTAGCGGTCAACCCCTCATTATTCTCAGCTCAACGGGCCCCATCCTCATCTTTGAGAAACTGCTTTATGAATTCAGCAA AAATAATGGGATTGATTACATGGAGCTTCGACTGTGGATAGGAATGCACTCCTGCGTACAGTGCTTTTTCCTGGTCGCAACAGATGCCAGCTACATCATAAAGTACATGACTCGCTTCACAGAGGAAGGTTTCTCTAGCCTCATCTCCTTCATCTTCATCTCTGATGCCATCAAGAAGATGGTGGGAGCCTTCAAATACTATCCCATCAACACCGACTTCAAACCAGACTACGTTACGGCCTACAAGTGCGAGTGTTTGGCGCCAGACCCGA TCCCAGTGCCAGATAATTCCTCTGCTCTCTTTGGT TTGAATGTAACAGCTCTGGACTGGACTCAGCTGAGCAAGAAGGAGTGTGTGAAGTACGGAGGCTCACTGGTGGGAAAATCCTGCAAGTATGTTCCAGATCTTGCTCTCATGTCCTTCATTTTGTTCTTTGGGACCTACACTATGACTGTCACTCTGAAGAAGTTCAAATTCAGTCGCTACTTTCCCACAAAG CTAAGGAAGTTGATTAGTGACTTCTCCATCTTCATGTCCATCATGACGTTTGTGGGGCTGGACATGCTAATAGGTTTGCAAACACCCAAACTCATTGTGCCTACAGATTTCAAG CCCACACGTCCTGACAGGGGTTGGCTTGTGATGCCATTCGGAAAGAATCCATGGTGGGTTTACCTGGCAAGCTCCGTCCCCGCGCTCCTTGTCACCATCCTCATCTTCATGGATCAGCAGATCAGTGCTGTCATCGTCAACCGCAAGGAAAATAAGTTAAAG AAAGGTTGTGGGTATCACCTGGATCTATTGTGGGTGGGCGTTCTGATGGCAGCCTGCTCTTTTATGGGCCTGCCGTGGTATGTGGCAGCCACTGTCATTTCCATTGCTCACATCGACTCACTGAAGATGGAGAGTGAGTCTAGTGCTCCAGGGGAACAGCCGCAGTTTCTAGGTGTGAG AGAACAAAGACTTACAGGAATCCTGGTCTTTGTGCTGACAGGAGTGTCTATCTTCTTGGCCCCCATCCTGCAG tTCATTCCTATGCCTGTCTTGTACGGAGTCTTCCTCTACATGGGTGTTGCTTCTCTTGGTGGCATCCAA TTCTGGGACAGGATCAAACTGATTATGATGCCAGCAAAACACCAGCCAGATTTTTCATACCTGCGTCACGTACCGCTGAGAAGAGTCCACCTGTTCACACTGGTGCAGATTGTGTGCTTAGCTGTTCTCTGGATCCTCAAATCCACATTCCTCGCTATCATCTTCCCAATCATG ATTCTTGGTCTCATGGTGGTACGAAAGATGTTGGACATGGTCTTCTCTCAACATGATCTGGCATGGCTGGATGATATCCTGCCtgagaaagaaaagaagaaaaaggagGATGAAAAGAAGAACACCAAGAAGGACAAAAAGAAAGGCAAAGGAGTGGATGACAGTGAAGAT GACAAGTATAACCCCTATACAAACTGCTCCCCCAGTGAGTCGGAATTGGATCGCAG CATCACTCTGCACCTGAAGATCTCCTGTCCGTCATCCCCGGCGATGCCAATGACCAGAGGGATGTCCTGCCCCGTGCCCCAGGTGAAGATTGAGATGGAGTCGGACTATGACGACACTGATATTAACCCTAGAGGCAGACACAGAGATCACAGGGACATGAGCAGCGAAACAACGCTATAA
- the slc4a5a gene encoding electrogenic sodium bicarbonate cotransporter 4 isoform X3: protein MDHDRGMGNSRYRYEEEEDHQSIYIGVPVPRGYRRKRRRRRSSVLSRDADAERRLRHDHHRHEHYDCDDRDRYDLEAGGLDQPEHNLPSDINRTMSPAAERLRYILGDDEETMPTPTLFTEMDTLQHEGDELEWRESARWVKFEEKVEEGGERWSKPHVSTLSLHSLFELRTCLQTGTVLLDLEGYSLPQIVDDIIDRQIEEGMIGPELRDKISFVLLRKHRHQTKKPIHRSFADLGKSGSGGTRSPARSPAAGANFNRSTEDLRSKQASYGRLRHAQSRSMNDIADTPSTDQLKNKFMKKIPRDAEASNVLVGEVDFLEKPFVAFVRLSQATTLGGLTEVPVPTRFLFVLLGPPGKAKSYNEIGRAIATLMVDDLFSDVAYKARDREDLIAGIDEFLDEVIVLPPGEWDPKIRIEPPKKTPSADKRKSVFSLNELGQMNGTAGGGGPVTEDEVMPAPHELGEELAYTGRFCGGLILDIKRKLPWYPSDFYEGFHIQSISAVLFIYLGCITNAITFGGLLGDATDNYQGVMESFLGTALAGTVFCLFSGQPLIILSSTGPILIFEKLLYEFSKNNGIDYMELRLWIGMHSCVQCFFLVATDASYIIKYMTRFTEEGFSSLISFIFISDAIKKMVGAFKYYPINTDFKPDYVTAYKCECLAPDPMAPMIFDVVVPVPDNSSALFGLNVTALDWTQLSKKECVKYGGSLVGKSCKYVPDLALMSFILFFGTYTMTVTLKKFKFSRYFPTKLRKLISDFSIFMSIMTFVGLDMLIGLQTPKLIVPTDFKPTRPDRGWLVMPFGKNPWWVYLASSVPALLVTILIFMDQQISAVIVNRKENKLKRTKTYRNPGLCADRSVYLLGPHPAVHSYACLVRSLPLHGCCFSWWHPILGQDQTDYDASKTPARFFIPASRTAEKSPPVHTGADCVLSCSLDPQIHIPRYHLPNHGMITFYIAIHQCIS, encoded by the exons TGTCCCCAGCAGCAGAGCGACTGCGCTACATTTTGGGGGATGATGAGGAAACCATGCCCACACCCACTCTTTTCACCGAGATGGACACGCTGCAACACGAGGGCGACGAGCTGGAGTGGAGAGAATCAGCTAG GTGGGTGAAGTTTGAGGAAAAGGTCGAGGAGGGTGGGGAGAGATGGAGCAAACCCCACGTTTCCACGCTCTCCCTGCACAGCCTGTTTGAACTGCGGACATGCCTACAGACAGGCACCGTGCTGCTGGACCTGGAGGGCTATTCACTCCCACAGATAGTCG ATGATATCATCGATCGTCAGATAGAGGAAGGGATGATCGGTCCTGAGTTGAGAGACAAAATCAGCTTTGTCCTGTTGAGAAAGCATAGACACCAGACAAAGAAGCCCATCCATCGCTCCTTTGCAGATCTGGGCAAGTCTGGCTCTGGAGGCA CTCGGAGTCCAGCCCGATCCCCTGCTGCTGGAGCAAATTTTAACCGCTCAACAGAAGATCTGCGAAGCAAACAAGCCAGCTATGGCCGACTAC GCCACGCTCAAAGCAGGAGTATGAATGACATTGCAGACACACCAAGCACAGACCAG CTGAAGAACAAGTTCATGAAAAAAATCCCCAGAGATGCAGAGGCATCAAATGTTCTGGTGGGAGAAGTGGACTTCTTGGAAAAACCCTTTGTTGCCTTCGTTCGGCTGTCTCAGGCCACCACTCTTGGAGGTCTGACAGAAGTCCCAGTGCCCACCAG ATTCCTGTTTGTGTTACTTGGGCCTCCTGGCAAAGCCAAATCTTACAATGAGATTGGACGGGCCATTGCCACTCTCATGGTGGATGAT CTCTTCAGTGATGTAGCATATAAAGCCAGGGACCGAGAGGATCTGATTGCTGGCATTGATGAGTTTCTGGATGAGGTGATTGTGCTTCCACCTGGAGAATGGGACCCCAAAATTCGCATagaaccccccaaaaaaactccCTCAGCAGACAAAAG GAAGTCTGTGTTTTCCCTCAATGAGCTGGGTCAGATGAATGGAACAGCAGGTGGCGGAGGGCCTGTTACTGAGGATGAGGTTATGCCTGCTCCACACGAGCTTGGCGAAGAGTTGGCGTATACGGGGAG GTTCTGTGGCGGCCTTATACTTGACATCAAGAGGAAGCTCCCCTGGTACCCGAGCGACTTTTATGAAGGCTTCCACATTCAGTCCATCTCTGCAGTGCTCTTCATCTACCTGGGCTGCATAACCAATGCAATCACCTTTGGGGGCCTTCTAGGGGATGCCACAGACAATTACCAG GGTGTGATGGAGAGTTTTTTGGGCACTGCTCTAGCAGGAACGGTATTCTGCTTGTTTAGCGGTCAACCCCTCATTATTCTCAGCTCAACGGGCCCCATCCTCATCTTTGAGAAACTGCTTTATGAATTCAGCAA AAATAATGGGATTGATTACATGGAGCTTCGACTGTGGATAGGAATGCACTCCTGCGTACAGTGCTTTTTCCTGGTCGCAACAGATGCCAGCTACATCATAAAGTACATGACTCGCTTCACAGAGGAAGGTTTCTCTAGCCTCATCTCCTTCATCTTCATCTCTGATGCCATCAAGAAGATGGTGGGAGCCTTCAAATACTATCCCATCAACACCGACTTCAAACCAGACTACGTTACGGCCTACAAGTGCGAGTGTTTGGCGCCAGACCCGA TGGCACCAATGATCTTCGATGTTGTAGTCCCAGTGCCAGATAATTCCTCTGCTCTCTTTGGT TTGAATGTAACAGCTCTGGACTGGACTCAGCTGAGCAAGAAGGAGTGTGTGAAGTACGGAGGCTCACTGGTGGGAAAATCCTGCAAGTATGTTCCAGATCTTGCTCTCATGTCCTTCATTTTGTTCTTTGGGACCTACACTATGACTGTCACTCTGAAGAAGTTCAAATTCAGTCGCTACTTTCCCACAAAG CTAAGGAAGTTGATTAGTGACTTCTCCATCTTCATGTCCATCATGACGTTTGTGGGGCTGGACATGCTAATAGGTTTGCAAACACCCAAACTCATTGTGCCTACAGATTTCAAG CCCACACGTCCTGACAGGGGTTGGCTTGTGATGCCATTCGGAAAGAATCCATGGTGGGTTTACCTGGCAAGCTCCGTCCCCGCGCTCCTTGTCACCATCCTCATCTTCATGGATCAGCAGATCAGTGCTGTCATCGTCAACCGCAAGGAAAATAAGTTAAAG AGAACAAAGACTTACAGGAATCCTGGTCTTTGTGCTGACAGGAGTGTCTATCTTCTTGGCCCCCATCCTGCAG tTCATTCCTATGCCTGTCTTGTACGGAGTCTTCCTCTACATGGGTGTTGCTTCTCTTGGTGGCATCCAA TTCTGGGACAGGATCAAACTGATTATGATGCCAGCAAAACACCAGCCAGATTTTTCATACCTGCGTCACGTACCGCTGAGAAGAGTCCACCTGTTCACACTGGTGCAGATTGTGTGCTTAGCTGTTCTCTGGATCCTCAAATCCACATTCCTCGCTATCATCTTCCCAATCATGGTATGATAACCTTTTATATTGCCATACATCAATGTATATCATGA